Proteins encoded together in one Chrysemys picta bellii isolate R12L10 chromosome 22, ASM1138683v2, whole genome shotgun sequence window:
- the IL23A gene encoding interleukin-23 subunit alpha gives MNLVEEKPSEDLTPQIRCSDNCDPAKLGSDQSCLRRIRKALQHYQALLGSDVFAELGGPDTSPMATLQGALAQLTSLVQDGSLAEGSGTPPQQSQPWERPLLRRRILHQLRSFSAVMARVFAHSAATR, from the exons ATGAACCTGGTGGAGGAGAAGCCCAGCGAGGACCTGACCCCCCAGATCCGGTGCAGCGACAACTGCGACCCCGCCAAGCTGGGCTCTGACCAG agCTGCCTGCGCCGGATCCGCAAGGCCCTGCAGCATTACCAGGCGCTGCTGGGCTCCGACGTCTTCGCCGAGCTGGGGGGCCCCGACACCAGCCCCATGGCCACACTACAGGGCGCCCTGGCCCAGCTGACCAGCCTCGtccag GATGGCAGCTTGGCCGAGGGGTCAGGGACCCCGCCgcagcagagccagccctgggaacGGCCCCTGCTCCGGCGCCGGATCCTCCACCAGCTCCGCTCCTTCTCAGCCGTGATGGCACGGGTCTTCGCCCACAGCGCGGCCACCCGCTAG
- the STAT2 gene encoding signal transducer and activator of transcription 2 isoform X2, with protein MAQWQEVQQLENTYLEQVHQLYSEDHLPMDVRQYLAPWLEDQNWSRAAEPPAAEPHSAQAHMLFHTLLALLDDQYSRFGASEDDFVLKHNLRKSKLNLQANYQECPEQLANVIANLLREEKAILSRGLAAQQAAAQPPSSAPMETDRQQKIERRLAEIRTAVQELDREVRDLEELQDTFDFRYKMHRMVANGASPSPELARQTEQLQAMLNNLDRSRKDVLARAQELLGRCETLRDFLLEELAEWKDRQRRACIGAACDTSLSRLETWFTGAAEVLFQLWRLLRALGDQHVKLTYQHDPLTTQRPLLESRLQEQLACLLRSAFVVEIQPIMPFPNRRPLVLKTGSKFSVRARLLVKLQDRSHRLEVKIVLDQHPPDVKGFRKFNILTSTSKTLVQDDPQMEGLVCDFRHISLKDQRAGASGKGSKGASEGLLAVTEELHLITFTLDYKYQELVLELQTSTLPVVIISSNNQLSSAWASVLWFNMLSPDPKNQLFFSAPPAASWAQLAEVLNWQFSAATERGLDKEQLHMLAEKLFGPEATPASTLTWAKFAKDNPPVFSFWTWLDGILGLIRDHLAQLWKDGHIMGFVSRRRERQLLKRKQMGTFLLRFSESSREGGITCSWVEPGEKGQPKVRSVEPYTKTELTSLPLPDIIHDYQLVAAENIPENPLKFLYPGTPRDEAFGKYYTERREVDLLEQRKYLNRRLIRVSSRQPHEPWLPEDMGAVPPAAEGLAANHLEALGLGAYGLEQILEPGPNGLEPALEQALEPGPNGLEPGANGLEALEPGASTQEVLEALEQELDQMRFDPAGSNVLRGGDPYLLPPDDMPPPGLPVNTLFLGANDLTPLQVDSKDFQ; from the exons ATGGCCCAGTGGCAGGAGGTCCAGCAGCTGGAGAACACCTACCTGGAGCAGGTGCACCAGCTGTACTCGGAGGACCACCTGCCCATGGATGTGCGGCAGTACCTGGCCCCCTGGCTCGAAGACCAGAACTG GAGCCGGGCGGCCGAGCCTCCCGCGGCCGAGCCGCACTCTGCCCAGGCCCACATGCTCTTCCACACCCTGCTGGCCCTGCTGGACGACCAGTACAGCCGCTTCGGGGCCAGCGAGGACGACTTCGTGCTCAAGCACAACCTGCGCAAGTCCAAGCTCAACTTGCAG GCCAATTACCAGGAGTGCCCGGAGCAGCTGGCCAACGTCATCGCCAACCTGCTGCGGGAGGAGAAGGCCATTCTGAGCAGGGGGCTCGCGGCCCAGCAG GCCGCAGCGCAGCCGCCGTCCAGTGCCCCCATGGAGACGGACCGGCAGCAGAAGATCGAGCGGCGCCTGGCGGAGATCAGGACAGCGGTGCAG GAGCTGGATCGCGAAGTGCGGGACCTGGAGGAGCTGCAGGACACCTTCGATTTCCGCTATAAGATGCACCGTATGGTTG CGAATggcgcctcccccagccccgagcTGGCCCGCCAGACGGAGCAGCTACAGGCCATGCTGAACAACCTGGACCGGAGCCGCAAG GACGTGCTGGCCCGGGCGCAGGAGCTGCTGGGCCGCTGCGAGACGCTGCGGGATTTCCTGCTGGAGGAGCTGGCCGAGTGGAAGGACCGGCAGCGGAGGGCCTGCATCGGGGCAGCCTGCGACACCAGCCTGAGCCGCCTGGAGACCTG GTTCACGGGGGCGGCCGAGGTGCTGTTCCAGCTCTGGCGTCTCCTGCGGGCCCTGGGCGACCAGCATGTCAAGCTCACCTACCAGCACGACCCGCTGACCACGCAGCGACCCCTGCTGGAGAGCCGGCTGCAGGAGCAGCTCGCCTGCCTCttgaggag tgccttcGTGGTGGAAATCCAGCCCATTATGCCGTTCCCCAACCGGAGGCCCCTGGTGCTGAAAACTGGCAGCAAATTCTCCGTCCGCGCCAg GCTCCTGGTCAAGCTGCAGGATCGAAGCCATCGGCTGGAGGTGAAAATCGTCCTCGACCA GCATCCCCCCGACGTGAAAGG GTTCCGGAAATTCAACATCCTGACGTCCACCAGCAAGACACTGGTCCAGGATGATCCGCAGATGGAGGGGCTGGTCTGCGACTTCCGGCACATA TCGCTGAAGGACCAGAGGGCCGGGGCCTCGGGCAAAGGCAGCAAAGGTGCCAGCGAG GGCCTGCTGGCCGTCACGGAGGAGCTGCACCTCATCACATTCACACTGGATTATAAGTACCAGGAGCTGGTGCTGGAGCTGCAG acGTCCACCCTGCCCGTGGTGATCATCTCCAGCAACAACCAGCTCTCCAGCGCCTGGGCCTCCGTGCTCTGGTTCAACATGCTCAGCCCAGACCCCAAG aacCAGCTGTTCTTCTCCGCGCCGCCGGCCGCCTCCTGGGCCCAGCTGGCCGAGGTGCTGAACTGGCAGTTCTCAGCCGCCACCGAGCGCGGGCTGGACAAGGAGCAGCTGCACATGCTGGCGGAAAAGCTCTTTG GGCCGGAAGCCACCCCCGCCAGCACTCTGACCTGGGCCAAGTTCGCCAAG GACAACCCGCCCGTCTTCTCCTTCTGGACCTGGCTGGACGGGATCCTGGGCTTGATCCGAGACCACCTGGCCCAGCTCTGGAAGGACGG GCACATCATGGGCTTCGTGAGCCGCAGGCGGGAACGGCAGCTGCTGAAGAGGAAGCAGATGGGCACCTTCCTGCTGCGCTTCAGCGAGAGCAGCCGCGAGGGCGGCATTACCTGCAGCTGGGTGGAGCCCGGGGAGAAAG GTCAGCCCAAGGTCCGTTCCGTGGAGCCCTACACCAAGACGGAGCTGACGTCGCTGCCGCTGCCTGACATCATCCACGACTACCAGCTGGTGGCCGCCGAGAACATCCCCGAGAACCCCCTCAAGTTCCTGTACCCCGGCACGCCCCGGGACGAGGCCTTCGGGAAGTACTACACCGAGAGGAGGGAAG tggaCCTGCTGGAGCAGAGGAAGTACCTGAACCGGCGCCTGATCAGAGTGTCCTCCAG GCAGCCCCATGAGCCATGGCTCCCGGAGGACATGGGGgcggtgccccctgcagctgaggggcTGGCGGCCAATCACCTGgaggcactggggctgggggcctaTGGACTGGAGCAGATACTGGAGCCGGGACCCAATGGGCTGGAGCCGGCGCTGGAGCAGGCGCTGGAGCCGGGACCCaatgggctggagccgggggccaATGGGCTGGAGGCGCTGGAGCCGGGGGCCAGTACTCAAGAGGTGCTGGAAGCGCTGGAGCAAGAACTGGACCAGATGAGGTTTGATCCGGCTG GCTCCAACGTGCTCCGAGGTGGGGACCCCTACCTGCTCCCGCCGGACGACATGCCCCCGCCGGGGCTGCCTGTCAACACCTTGTTCCTGGGGGCCAACGACCTCACCCCGCTCCAGGTCGACTCCAAGGACTTCCAGTGA
- the STAT2 gene encoding signal transducer and activator of transcription 2 isoform X1, protein MAQWQEVQQLENTYLEQVHQLYSEDHLPMDVRQYLAPWLEDQNWSRAAEPPAAEPHSAQAHMLFHTLLALLDDQYSRFGASEDDFVLKHNLRKSKLNLQANYQECPEQLANVIANLLREEKAILSRGLAAQQAAAQPPSSAPMETDRQQKIERRLAEIRTAVQELDREVRDLEELQDTFDFRYKMHRMVANGASPSPELARQTEQLQAMLNNLDRSRKCLWQDVLARAQELLGRCETLRDFLLEELAEWKDRQRRACIGAACDTSLSRLETWFTGAAEVLFQLWRLLRALGDQHVKLTYQHDPLTTQRPLLESRLQEQLACLLRSAFVVEIQPIMPFPNRRPLVLKTGSKFSVRARLLVKLQDRSHRLEVKIVLDQHPPDVKGFRKFNILTSTSKTLVQDDPQMEGLVCDFRHISLKDQRAGASGKGSKGASEGLLAVTEELHLITFTLDYKYQELVLELQTSTLPVVIISSNNQLSSAWASVLWFNMLSPDPKNQLFFSAPPAASWAQLAEVLNWQFSAATERGLDKEQLHMLAEKLFGPEATPASTLTWAKFAKDNPPVFSFWTWLDGILGLIRDHLAQLWKDGHIMGFVSRRRERQLLKRKQMGTFLLRFSESSREGGITCSWVEPGEKGQPKVRSVEPYTKTELTSLPLPDIIHDYQLVAAENIPENPLKFLYPGTPRDEAFGKYYTERREVDLLEQRKYLNRRLIRVSSRQPHEPWLPEDMGAVPPAAEGLAANHLEALGLGAYGLEQILEPGPNGLEPALEQALEPGPNGLEPGANGLEALEPGASTQEVLEALEQELDQMRFDPAGSNVLRGGDPYLLPPDDMPPPGLPVNTLFLGANDLTPLQVDSKDFQ, encoded by the exons ATGGCCCAGTGGCAGGAGGTCCAGCAGCTGGAGAACACCTACCTGGAGCAGGTGCACCAGCTGTACTCGGAGGACCACCTGCCCATGGATGTGCGGCAGTACCTGGCCCCCTGGCTCGAAGACCAGAACTG GAGCCGGGCGGCCGAGCCTCCCGCGGCCGAGCCGCACTCTGCCCAGGCCCACATGCTCTTCCACACCCTGCTGGCCCTGCTGGACGACCAGTACAGCCGCTTCGGGGCCAGCGAGGACGACTTCGTGCTCAAGCACAACCTGCGCAAGTCCAAGCTCAACTTGCAG GCCAATTACCAGGAGTGCCCGGAGCAGCTGGCCAACGTCATCGCCAACCTGCTGCGGGAGGAGAAGGCCATTCTGAGCAGGGGGCTCGCGGCCCAGCAG GCCGCAGCGCAGCCGCCGTCCAGTGCCCCCATGGAGACGGACCGGCAGCAGAAGATCGAGCGGCGCCTGGCGGAGATCAGGACAGCGGTGCAG GAGCTGGATCGCGAAGTGCGGGACCTGGAGGAGCTGCAGGACACCTTCGATTTCCGCTATAAGATGCACCGTATGGTTG CGAATggcgcctcccccagccccgagcTGGCCCGCCAGACGGAGCAGCTACAGGCCATGCTGAACAACCTGGACCGGAGCCGCAAG TGTCTCTGGCAGGACGTGCTGGCCCGGGCGCAGGAGCTGCTGGGCCGCTGCGAGACGCTGCGGGATTTCCTGCTGGAGGAGCTGGCCGAGTGGAAGGACCGGCAGCGGAGGGCCTGCATCGGGGCAGCCTGCGACACCAGCCTGAGCCGCCTGGAGACCTG GTTCACGGGGGCGGCCGAGGTGCTGTTCCAGCTCTGGCGTCTCCTGCGGGCCCTGGGCGACCAGCATGTCAAGCTCACCTACCAGCACGACCCGCTGACCACGCAGCGACCCCTGCTGGAGAGCCGGCTGCAGGAGCAGCTCGCCTGCCTCttgaggag tgccttcGTGGTGGAAATCCAGCCCATTATGCCGTTCCCCAACCGGAGGCCCCTGGTGCTGAAAACTGGCAGCAAATTCTCCGTCCGCGCCAg GCTCCTGGTCAAGCTGCAGGATCGAAGCCATCGGCTGGAGGTGAAAATCGTCCTCGACCA GCATCCCCCCGACGTGAAAGG GTTCCGGAAATTCAACATCCTGACGTCCACCAGCAAGACACTGGTCCAGGATGATCCGCAGATGGAGGGGCTGGTCTGCGACTTCCGGCACATA TCGCTGAAGGACCAGAGGGCCGGGGCCTCGGGCAAAGGCAGCAAAGGTGCCAGCGAG GGCCTGCTGGCCGTCACGGAGGAGCTGCACCTCATCACATTCACACTGGATTATAAGTACCAGGAGCTGGTGCTGGAGCTGCAG acGTCCACCCTGCCCGTGGTGATCATCTCCAGCAACAACCAGCTCTCCAGCGCCTGGGCCTCCGTGCTCTGGTTCAACATGCTCAGCCCAGACCCCAAG aacCAGCTGTTCTTCTCCGCGCCGCCGGCCGCCTCCTGGGCCCAGCTGGCCGAGGTGCTGAACTGGCAGTTCTCAGCCGCCACCGAGCGCGGGCTGGACAAGGAGCAGCTGCACATGCTGGCGGAAAAGCTCTTTG GGCCGGAAGCCACCCCCGCCAGCACTCTGACCTGGGCCAAGTTCGCCAAG GACAACCCGCCCGTCTTCTCCTTCTGGACCTGGCTGGACGGGATCCTGGGCTTGATCCGAGACCACCTGGCCCAGCTCTGGAAGGACGG GCACATCATGGGCTTCGTGAGCCGCAGGCGGGAACGGCAGCTGCTGAAGAGGAAGCAGATGGGCACCTTCCTGCTGCGCTTCAGCGAGAGCAGCCGCGAGGGCGGCATTACCTGCAGCTGGGTGGAGCCCGGGGAGAAAG GTCAGCCCAAGGTCCGTTCCGTGGAGCCCTACACCAAGACGGAGCTGACGTCGCTGCCGCTGCCTGACATCATCCACGACTACCAGCTGGTGGCCGCCGAGAACATCCCCGAGAACCCCCTCAAGTTCCTGTACCCCGGCACGCCCCGGGACGAGGCCTTCGGGAAGTACTACACCGAGAGGAGGGAAG tggaCCTGCTGGAGCAGAGGAAGTACCTGAACCGGCGCCTGATCAGAGTGTCCTCCAG GCAGCCCCATGAGCCATGGCTCCCGGAGGACATGGGGgcggtgccccctgcagctgaggggcTGGCGGCCAATCACCTGgaggcactggggctgggggcctaTGGACTGGAGCAGATACTGGAGCCGGGACCCAATGGGCTGGAGCCGGCGCTGGAGCAGGCGCTGGAGCCGGGACCCaatgggctggagccgggggccaATGGGCTGGAGGCGCTGGAGCCGGGGGCCAGTACTCAAGAGGTGCTGGAAGCGCTGGAGCAAGAACTGGACCAGATGAGGTTTGATCCGGCTG GCTCCAACGTGCTCCGAGGTGGGGACCCCTACCTGCTCCCGCCGGACGACATGCCCCCGCCGGGGCTGCCTGTCAACACCTTGTTCCTGGGGGCCAACGACCTCACCCCGCTCCAGGTCGACTCCAAGGACTTCCAGTGA
- the STAT2 gene encoding signal transducer and activator of transcription 2 isoform X4, producing MQLHPPARSSGPRYAGDGPTMAQWQEVQQLENTYLEQVHQLYSEDHLPMDVRQYLAPWLEDQNWSRAAEPPAAEPHSAQAHMLFHTLLALLDDQYSRFGASEDDFVLKHNLRKSKLNLQANYQECPEQLANVIANLLREEKAILSRGLAAQQAAAQPPSSAPMETDRQQKIERRLAEIRTAVQELDREVRDLEELQDTFDFRYKMHRMVANGASPSPELARQTEQLQAMLNNLDRSRKCLWQDVLARAQELLGRCETLRDFLLEELAEWKDRQRRACIGAACDTSLSRLETWFTGAAEVLFQLWRLLRALGDQHVKLTYQHDPLTTQRPLLESRLQEQLACLLRSAFVVEIQPIMPFPNRRPLVLKTGSKFSVRARLLVKLQDRSHRLEVKIVLDQHPPDVKGFRKFNILTSTSKTLVQDDPQMEGLVCDFRHISLKDQRAGASGKGSKGASEGLLAVTEELHLITFTLDYKYQELVLELQTSTLPVVIISSNNQLSSAWASVLWFNMLSPDPKNQLFFSAPPAASWAQLAEVLNWQFSAATERGLDKEQLHMLAEKLFGPEATPASTLTWAKFAKDNPPVFSFWTWLDGILGLIRDHLAQLWKDGHIMGFVSRRRERQLLKRKQMGTFLLRFSESSREGGITCSWVEPGEKGQPKVRSVEPYTKTELTSLPLPDIIHDYQLVAAENIPENPLKFLYPGTPRDEAFGKYYTERREVDLLEQRKYLNRRLIRVSSRQPHEPWLPEDMGAVPPAAEGLAANHLEALGLGAYGLEQILEPGPNGLEPALEQALEPGPNGLEPGANGLEALEPGASTQEVLEALEQELDQMRFDPAGSNVLRGGDPYLLPPDDMPPPGLPVNTLFLGANDLTPLQVDSKDFQ from the exons ATGCAGCTGCATCCACCAGCCAGGAGCAGCGGCCCCAGAT ACGCCGGGGACGGCCCCACCATGGCCCAGTGGCAGGAGGTCCAGCAGCTGGAGAACACCTACCTGGAGCAGGTGCACCAGCTGTACTCGGAGGACCACCTGCCCATGGATGTGCGGCAGTACCTGGCCCCCTGGCTCGAAGACCAGAACTG GAGCCGGGCGGCCGAGCCTCCCGCGGCCGAGCCGCACTCTGCCCAGGCCCACATGCTCTTCCACACCCTGCTGGCCCTGCTGGACGACCAGTACAGCCGCTTCGGGGCCAGCGAGGACGACTTCGTGCTCAAGCACAACCTGCGCAAGTCCAAGCTCAACTTGCAG GCCAATTACCAGGAGTGCCCGGAGCAGCTGGCCAACGTCATCGCCAACCTGCTGCGGGAGGAGAAGGCCATTCTGAGCAGGGGGCTCGCGGCCCAGCAG GCCGCAGCGCAGCCGCCGTCCAGTGCCCCCATGGAGACGGACCGGCAGCAGAAGATCGAGCGGCGCCTGGCGGAGATCAGGACAGCGGTGCAG GAGCTGGATCGCGAAGTGCGGGACCTGGAGGAGCTGCAGGACACCTTCGATTTCCGCTATAAGATGCACCGTATGGTTG CGAATggcgcctcccccagccccgagcTGGCCCGCCAGACGGAGCAGCTACAGGCCATGCTGAACAACCTGGACCGGAGCCGCAAG TGTCTCTGGCAGGACGTGCTGGCCCGGGCGCAGGAGCTGCTGGGCCGCTGCGAGACGCTGCGGGATTTCCTGCTGGAGGAGCTGGCCGAGTGGAAGGACCGGCAGCGGAGGGCCTGCATCGGGGCAGCCTGCGACACCAGCCTGAGCCGCCTGGAGACCTG GTTCACGGGGGCGGCCGAGGTGCTGTTCCAGCTCTGGCGTCTCCTGCGGGCCCTGGGCGACCAGCATGTCAAGCTCACCTACCAGCACGACCCGCTGACCACGCAGCGACCCCTGCTGGAGAGCCGGCTGCAGGAGCAGCTCGCCTGCCTCttgaggag tgccttcGTGGTGGAAATCCAGCCCATTATGCCGTTCCCCAACCGGAGGCCCCTGGTGCTGAAAACTGGCAGCAAATTCTCCGTCCGCGCCAg GCTCCTGGTCAAGCTGCAGGATCGAAGCCATCGGCTGGAGGTGAAAATCGTCCTCGACCA GCATCCCCCCGACGTGAAAGG GTTCCGGAAATTCAACATCCTGACGTCCACCAGCAAGACACTGGTCCAGGATGATCCGCAGATGGAGGGGCTGGTCTGCGACTTCCGGCACATA TCGCTGAAGGACCAGAGGGCCGGGGCCTCGGGCAAAGGCAGCAAAGGTGCCAGCGAG GGCCTGCTGGCCGTCACGGAGGAGCTGCACCTCATCACATTCACACTGGATTATAAGTACCAGGAGCTGGTGCTGGAGCTGCAG acGTCCACCCTGCCCGTGGTGATCATCTCCAGCAACAACCAGCTCTCCAGCGCCTGGGCCTCCGTGCTCTGGTTCAACATGCTCAGCCCAGACCCCAAG aacCAGCTGTTCTTCTCCGCGCCGCCGGCCGCCTCCTGGGCCCAGCTGGCCGAGGTGCTGAACTGGCAGTTCTCAGCCGCCACCGAGCGCGGGCTGGACAAGGAGCAGCTGCACATGCTGGCGGAAAAGCTCTTTG GGCCGGAAGCCACCCCCGCCAGCACTCTGACCTGGGCCAAGTTCGCCAAG GACAACCCGCCCGTCTTCTCCTTCTGGACCTGGCTGGACGGGATCCTGGGCTTGATCCGAGACCACCTGGCCCAGCTCTGGAAGGACGG GCACATCATGGGCTTCGTGAGCCGCAGGCGGGAACGGCAGCTGCTGAAGAGGAAGCAGATGGGCACCTTCCTGCTGCGCTTCAGCGAGAGCAGCCGCGAGGGCGGCATTACCTGCAGCTGGGTGGAGCCCGGGGAGAAAG GTCAGCCCAAGGTCCGTTCCGTGGAGCCCTACACCAAGACGGAGCTGACGTCGCTGCCGCTGCCTGACATCATCCACGACTACCAGCTGGTGGCCGCCGAGAACATCCCCGAGAACCCCCTCAAGTTCCTGTACCCCGGCACGCCCCGGGACGAGGCCTTCGGGAAGTACTACACCGAGAGGAGGGAAG tggaCCTGCTGGAGCAGAGGAAGTACCTGAACCGGCGCCTGATCAGAGTGTCCTCCAG GCAGCCCCATGAGCCATGGCTCCCGGAGGACATGGGGgcggtgccccctgcagctgaggggcTGGCGGCCAATCACCTGgaggcactggggctgggggcctaTGGACTGGAGCAGATACTGGAGCCGGGACCCAATGGGCTGGAGCCGGCGCTGGAGCAGGCGCTGGAGCCGGGACCCaatgggctggagccgggggccaATGGGCTGGAGGCGCTGGAGCCGGGGGCCAGTACTCAAGAGGTGCTGGAAGCGCTGGAGCAAGAACTGGACCAGATGAGGTTTGATCCGGCTG GCTCCAACGTGCTCCGAGGTGGGGACCCCTACCTGCTCCCGCCGGACGACATGCCCCCGCCGGGGCTGCCTGTCAACACCTTGTTCCTGGGGGCCAACGACCTCACCCCGCTCCAGGTCGACTCCAAGGACTTCCAGTGA
- the STAT2 gene encoding signal transducer and activator of transcription 2 isoform X3, which translates to MAQWQEVQQLENTYLEQVHQLYSEDHLPMDVRQYLAPWLEDQNWSRAAEPPAAEPHSAQAHMLFHTLLALLDDQYSRFGASEDDFVLKHNLRKSKLNLQANYQECPEQLANVIANLLREEKAILSRGLAAQQAAAQPPSSAPMETDRQQKIERRLAEIRTAVQELDREVRDLEELQDTFDFRYKMHRMVANGASPSPELARQTEQLQAMLNNLDRSRKCLWQDVLARAQELLGRCETLRDFLLEELAEWKDRQRRACIGAACDTSLSRLETWFTGAAEVLFQLWRLLRALGDQHVKLTYQHDPLTTQRPLLESRLQEQLACLLRSAFVVEIQPIMPFPNRRPLVLKTGSKFSVRARLLVKLQDRSHRLEVKIVLDQHPPDVKGFRKFNILTSTSKTLVQDDPQMEGLVCDFRHISLKDQRAGASGKGSKGASEGLLAVTEELHLITFTLDYKYQELVLELQTSTLPVVIISSNNQLSSAWASVLWFNMLSPDPKNQLFFSAPPAASWAQLAEVLNWQFSAATERGLDKEQLHMLAEKLFGPEATPASTLTWAKFAKDNPPVFSFWTWLDGILGLIRDHLAQLWKDGHIMGFVSRRRERQLLKRKQMGTFLLRFSESSREGGITCSWVEPGEKGQPKVRSVEPYTKTELTSLPLPDIIHDYQLVAAENIPENPLKFLYPGTPRDEAFGKYYTERREVDLLEQRKYLNRRLIRVSSRQPHEPWLPEDMGAVPPAAEGLAANHLEALGLGAYGLEQILEPGPNGLEPALEPGANGLEALEPGASTQEVLEALEQELDQMRFDPAGSNVLRGGDPYLLPPDDMPPPGLPVNTLFLGANDLTPLQVDSKDFQ; encoded by the exons ATGGCCCAGTGGCAGGAGGTCCAGCAGCTGGAGAACACCTACCTGGAGCAGGTGCACCAGCTGTACTCGGAGGACCACCTGCCCATGGATGTGCGGCAGTACCTGGCCCCCTGGCTCGAAGACCAGAACTG GAGCCGGGCGGCCGAGCCTCCCGCGGCCGAGCCGCACTCTGCCCAGGCCCACATGCTCTTCCACACCCTGCTGGCCCTGCTGGACGACCAGTACAGCCGCTTCGGGGCCAGCGAGGACGACTTCGTGCTCAAGCACAACCTGCGCAAGTCCAAGCTCAACTTGCAG GCCAATTACCAGGAGTGCCCGGAGCAGCTGGCCAACGTCATCGCCAACCTGCTGCGGGAGGAGAAGGCCATTCTGAGCAGGGGGCTCGCGGCCCAGCAG GCCGCAGCGCAGCCGCCGTCCAGTGCCCCCATGGAGACGGACCGGCAGCAGAAGATCGAGCGGCGCCTGGCGGAGATCAGGACAGCGGTGCAG GAGCTGGATCGCGAAGTGCGGGACCTGGAGGAGCTGCAGGACACCTTCGATTTCCGCTATAAGATGCACCGTATGGTTG CGAATggcgcctcccccagccccgagcTGGCCCGCCAGACGGAGCAGCTACAGGCCATGCTGAACAACCTGGACCGGAGCCGCAAG TGTCTCTGGCAGGACGTGCTGGCCCGGGCGCAGGAGCTGCTGGGCCGCTGCGAGACGCTGCGGGATTTCCTGCTGGAGGAGCTGGCCGAGTGGAAGGACCGGCAGCGGAGGGCCTGCATCGGGGCAGCCTGCGACACCAGCCTGAGCCGCCTGGAGACCTG GTTCACGGGGGCGGCCGAGGTGCTGTTCCAGCTCTGGCGTCTCCTGCGGGCCCTGGGCGACCAGCATGTCAAGCTCACCTACCAGCACGACCCGCTGACCACGCAGCGACCCCTGCTGGAGAGCCGGCTGCAGGAGCAGCTCGCCTGCCTCttgaggag tgccttcGTGGTGGAAATCCAGCCCATTATGCCGTTCCCCAACCGGAGGCCCCTGGTGCTGAAAACTGGCAGCAAATTCTCCGTCCGCGCCAg GCTCCTGGTCAAGCTGCAGGATCGAAGCCATCGGCTGGAGGTGAAAATCGTCCTCGACCA GCATCCCCCCGACGTGAAAGG GTTCCGGAAATTCAACATCCTGACGTCCACCAGCAAGACACTGGTCCAGGATGATCCGCAGATGGAGGGGCTGGTCTGCGACTTCCGGCACATA TCGCTGAAGGACCAGAGGGCCGGGGCCTCGGGCAAAGGCAGCAAAGGTGCCAGCGAG GGCCTGCTGGCCGTCACGGAGGAGCTGCACCTCATCACATTCACACTGGATTATAAGTACCAGGAGCTGGTGCTGGAGCTGCAG acGTCCACCCTGCCCGTGGTGATCATCTCCAGCAACAACCAGCTCTCCAGCGCCTGGGCCTCCGTGCTCTGGTTCAACATGCTCAGCCCAGACCCCAAG aacCAGCTGTTCTTCTCCGCGCCGCCGGCCGCCTCCTGGGCCCAGCTGGCCGAGGTGCTGAACTGGCAGTTCTCAGCCGCCACCGAGCGCGGGCTGGACAAGGAGCAGCTGCACATGCTGGCGGAAAAGCTCTTTG GGCCGGAAGCCACCCCCGCCAGCACTCTGACCTGGGCCAAGTTCGCCAAG GACAACCCGCCCGTCTTCTCCTTCTGGACCTGGCTGGACGGGATCCTGGGCTTGATCCGAGACCACCTGGCCCAGCTCTGGAAGGACGG GCACATCATGGGCTTCGTGAGCCGCAGGCGGGAACGGCAGCTGCTGAAGAGGAAGCAGATGGGCACCTTCCTGCTGCGCTTCAGCGAGAGCAGCCGCGAGGGCGGCATTACCTGCAGCTGGGTGGAGCCCGGGGAGAAAG GTCAGCCCAAGGTCCGTTCCGTGGAGCCCTACACCAAGACGGAGCTGACGTCGCTGCCGCTGCCTGACATCATCCACGACTACCAGCTGGTGGCCGCCGAGAACATCCCCGAGAACCCCCTCAAGTTCCTGTACCCCGGCACGCCCCGGGACGAGGCCTTCGGGAAGTACTACACCGAGAGGAGGGAAG tggaCCTGCTGGAGCAGAGGAAGTACCTGAACCGGCGCCTGATCAGAGTGTCCTCCAG GCAGCCCCATGAGCCATGGCTCCCGGAGGACATGGGGgcggtgccccctgcagctgaggggcTGGCGGCCAATCACCTGgaggcactggggctgggggcctaTGGACTGGAGCAGATACTGGAGCCGGGACCCAATGGGCTGGAGCCGGCGCTGGAGC cgggggccaATGGGCTGGAGGCGCTGGAGCCGGGGGCCAGTACTCAAGAGGTGCTGGAAGCGCTGGAGCAAGAACTGGACCAGATGAGGTTTGATCCGGCTG GCTCCAACGTGCTCCGAGGTGGGGACCCCTACCTGCTCCCGCCGGACGACATGCCCCCGCCGGGGCTGCCTGTCAACACCTTGTTCCTGGGGGCCAACGACCTCACCCCGCTCCAGGTCGACTCCAAGGACTTCCAGTGA